In Salisediminibacterium beveridgei, one DNA window encodes the following:
- the mntR gene encoding transcriptional regulator MntR, producing MPTPSMEDYLERIYILIEEKGYARVSDIAEALQVHPSSVTKMVQKLDLKEYLVYEKYRGLVLTAKGKKIGKRLVYRHELLESFMKIIGVNEEGIYEDVEGIEHHLSWDAIDRIGDLVQYFEEMPERVDDLRDIQRKNDQENDPSNS from the coding sequence TTAATCGAAGAAAAAGGTTATGCAAGGGTTTCGGATATTGCGGAGGCATTGCAAGTGCATCCTTCTTCCGTGACGAAAATGGTTCAAAAATTAGATTTAAAAGAATATCTTGTCTATGAAAAATATCGTGGCCTCGTCTTGACTGCGAAAGGAAAGAAAATCGGGAAACGCCTGGTTTATCGTCATGAACTTTTGGAATCCTTTATGAAAATCATTGGTGTGAATGAAGAAGGTATTTATGAAGATGTCGAGGGGATTGAGCATCATCTCAGTTGGGATGCAATTGACCGGATCGGGGACCTTGTTCAATATTTTGAAGAAATGCCCGAGCGCGTGGATGATTTGAGAGACATACAACGAAAAAATGATCAGGAGAATGATCCATCCAATTCATAA